The proteins below are encoded in one region of Triticum aestivum cultivar Chinese Spring chromosome 1B, IWGSC CS RefSeq v2.1, whole genome shotgun sequence:
- the LOC123077077 gene encoding GDSL esterase/lipase LIP-4-like, translated as MRALLAQSDYDEALDSFRKNRIQDWTDEEKRIDLTKIYPGENLNISYLSPYLKASGSNYSNGVNFAIGGSRTLPRDVLFALHVQVQEFLFFKDRSLELINQGQEASIDAQGFQNALYTIDIGQNDINALLSNLPYDQVVAKFPPILAEIKYAVQILYDNGSRNFWIHGTGALGCLPQKLSIPRKNYSDLDQNGCLKTYNRAAVAFNAALGSLCDQLNVQLKDATVVYTDLFAIKYDLVANHTKYRFDRPLMTCCGYGGPPYNYDLRRSCQSPNATVCTDGSKFVSWDGVHLTEAANAVAAAAILSSAYSRPKLKFDQFCRA; from the exons atgcgggcgttgttggcacagtCCGACTATGATGAAGCACTAGATAGTTTTAGGAAGAACCGAATTCAGGactggactgatgaggagaaaagaattgatc TGACCAAAATATATCCAGGTGAAAACTTAAACATAAGCTATTTGAGCCCTTATCTGAAGGCATCGGGTTCTAATTACAGTAACGGAGTAAATTTTGCTATTGGCGGTTCAAGAACACTACCACGGGACGTTCTTTTTGCATTGCATGTACAGGTGCAGGAATTTTTGTTCTTTAAAGACAGGTCCCTGGAACTGATCAATCAAG GCCAGGAAGCTTCAATTGATGCACAAGGGTTTCAAAATGCTCTATATACCATAGACATAGGACAGAATGATATTAATGCTCTTCTGTCCAACTTGCCTTACGACCAAGTAGTGGCGAAGTTCCCTCCAATACTTGCCGAGATTAAGTATGCTGTTCAG ATTCTGTATGACAACGGGAGTCGGAACTTCTGGATACATGGAACAGGGGCTCTCGGTTGCCTGCCTCAGAAGCTCTCTATTCCACGCAAAAATTACAGTGATCTTGATCAGAATGGCTGCCTGAAGACATACAACAGAGCTGCGGTCGCGTTCAACGCAGCGCTAGGCAGCCTCTGCGATCAGCTGAATGTACAGCTGAAAGACGCGACCGTTGTTTACACCGATCTTTTTGCTATCAAGTATGACCTTGTGGCCAACCACACCAAATACC GTTTTGACAGGCCATTGATGACGTGTTGTGGGTACGGAGGGCCACCATACAACTATGATTTGAGAAGGAGCTGCCAGTCTCCAAATGCAACGGTCTGCACTGACGGCTCAAAGTTCGTTAGTTGGGATGGCGTGCACCTCACCGAGGCCGCTAATGCCGTCGCGGCTGCAGCCATACTGAGCTCCGCATATTCCAGACCAAAGCTCAAGTTTGATCAGTTCTGCAGAGCCTGA